In Lactobacillus intestinalis, one DNA window encodes the following:
- a CDS encoding single-stranded DNA-binding protein produces MNDINLLGRLTNTPELKKSANGRNYTWFTVAVPRQDNRKEADYIRCLAFDKLASAIYKHCDKGRQVLCQGRLQVSKSIDEVTKQVKYHHTVVVSNTHFLHDPNVSSTSI; encoded by the coding sequence ATGAACGATATTAATTTATTAGGAAGATTAACTAACACACCTGAACTTAAAAAGTCCGCAAATGGTCGTAATTATACATGGTTTACAGTAGCTGTACCTAGACAGGATAATCGAAAAGAAGCTGATTACATCCGCTGCTTGGCTTTTGATAAGTTAGCTAGTGCAATTTATAAACATTGCGATAAAGGGAGACAGGTTTTGTGTCAAGGCAGATTACAAGTGTCTAAGTCCATTGATGAAGTAACAAAACAAGTTAAGTATCATCATACTGTTGTAGTATCTAACACTCATTTCTTGCACGATCCTAATGTATCGTCTACATCTATTTAA
- a CDS encoding DUF1659 domain-containing protein: MKILSAFTGRKMTVSYMVDGEEKKKSFSLAHVKQDASYENIYTVAQALGSLVNGTVVGTQVSDTNIIDADGE, from the coding sequence ATGAAGATTTTATCTGCATTTACTGGTAGAAAAATGACTGTTAGCTACATGGTTGATGGTGAAGAAAAGAAAAAGTCTTTTAGTTTAGCTCACGTTAAGCAAGATGCAAGCTACGAAAACATTTATACCGTAGCTCAAGCTTTAGGTTCACTAGTGAATGGTACTGTTGTTGGTACTCAAGTTTCTGACACAAATATTATTGACGCTGACGGCGAATAA
- a CDS encoding DUF2922 domain-containing protein has protein sequence MNKVLKLIFNNSKGKTSVITLHNPKSVDADTAKAAMQKIIDANIFDNAEINPYATIVGAKYYETQSTPIFDAE, from the coding sequence ATGAACAAAGTTTTAAAGTTAATTTTTAATAATTCCAAAGGCAAAACTTCAGTAATTACTTTGCATAATCCTAAGAGTGTCGATGCAGACACTGCTAAGGCTGCAATGCAAAAGATTATTGATGCTAACATTTTCGATAACGCAGAAATTAACCCTTATGCAACTATTGTTGGGGCGAAATACTACGAAACTCAAAGTACACCTATTTTTGACGCTGAGTAA